DNA from Kitasatospora herbaricolor:
GGATCGGCTGCGGCACGGGGGCGGGGGCACGGGGTGCGGGGGTGCGGTACGACGGCCAGGGGGGTGGGGCGGGGTCAGCGCGGGGTGAGGTCGGGCAGCTTCCAGTCGCCGTCCAGGACGGACCGGGCCGGCCCGTACATCCGGATCACGGCGCTGAACGGTCCGTCCGGCGCGGGCAGCCAGTTGGCGCTGTGCTCGGCGTCCGCCGGCCGCTTCACCCGGATGTGGAGGGTCAGGCCGCCGTCGGGATCGCGGACCAGCCCGGGGGTGCGGTCGCCGATCGAACAGCGGCCGATCGGGTTGTCCACCAGCAGCCGGTCCGGCAGCCCGTACATGGTCACCGACCAGAAGAACTCGGCCGGGGGGAGCGCACCGGGCGCGAAGCGCAGGACGTAGTCCCGGTCGGCGGCGTTCGGCGGCCGGTTGCCCTCGCTGTCCTCCACCCACCCGCCGTACCAGGCCTCCTCGGTCGGCAGGCCGTACAGGCCCTTCCTGGCCGCGACGGCCCGTCCCAGGGGATCGTCGCCGATCTGCTCACGGGTGCCGAACAGGCCGTCCGCCCTGGCCGCCACGGCGGCGGCGTGGTCCAGCTCGGCCCGGCCGTCGGCGATCCCGCGCTCGATCTCGGCCCGCACCTCGACCGGCAGCACGGCGGGCTCGAACTCGCCCCGGCCGTCGACGCCCAGGGCGGCCAGCCGGCGGCGCAGGTCGGCCTCGGCGGGCAGCACCGGGAAGAAGCCGAGCAGGAAGTCGAGGAAGCCGAAGAACTCGATGGTGCCGAGCACCTCCTCCCGCCAGACCGGCCACACCGGCTGGGGCGCGGGTGGCGGGGCTCCGGTACCCGCGTACTCGTGCAGCGGCCGGAGCCGGTACTGCCGCTGGGCCTCCCTCAGCTCCGCCACCTCCTCGGGGGACGTCCCGGCGAGGTACGTCCGGCCGAGGATCCCGACCAGCTGCGTCGCCGTCCGGATCACCCCGTCGACGCCGGCGGGCACCTCGCCCTGCCAGCCCGGCCCGGCGACCAGGTGGTCGCCCGCCCCCGGGCCGGTG
Protein-coding regions in this window:
- a CDS encoding DUF1254 domain-containing protein, whose amino-acid sequence is MGNPTLVDPDTVRPTAAEAWVWGYALLENYRTLYPQAVDDADPRFVGGFGVFRHYSEPSTPASTDVVTPNNDTPYSWAWLDLRAEPWVISVPAQDRYYVLPVHELDTVYAGFVGSRATGPGAGDHLVAGPGWQGEVPAGVDGVIRTATQLVGILGRTYLAGTSPEEVAELREAQRQYRLRPLHEYAGTGAPPPAPQPVWPVWREEVLGTIEFFGFLDFLLGFFPVLPAEADLRRRLAALGVDGRGEFEPAVLPVEVRAEIERGIADGRAELDHAAAVAARADGLFGTREQIGDDPLGRAVAARKGLYGLPTEEAWYGGWVEDSEGNRPPNAADRDYVLRFAPGALPPAEFFWSVTMYGLPDRLLVDNPIGRCSIGDRTPGLVRDPDGGLTLHIRVKRPADAEHSANWLPAPDGPFSAVIRMYGPARSVLDGDWKLPDLTPR